The sequence GAGATTCTGGGCATCGACGTAGAAATACCTGAGCGCTTGGCTGCCTTTATGCGTGGCGAAAAGCAAAGCGTGGCCATGAGTAAGGACTTTGCAGACTTTAAAGATTATCTCATGCATCAATAATTTAGCAACGGACAACAGGACTAACAGGTTGGATTTATCCTAAGAAAAAAATCCTAAAGTCGTGTAGTCCGTTGCCAAAAATCAAAGTGAATCGAGGCGGTCGGAGTATAATGCTCTGGCCGCTTCGTTTGTTTCGTCATCGGTCATATCAACCAGCGGATGCATGTTAATCTCATCGAGGTTGATACCAATACGATCCAGATTCTGGTTGGTAAACGTGAGCTGTGCACCAAACAAACAGATGGTCCACGATATCTGCAGCCACAGCATAAACAATGGCAGGGCGGCAAACGATCCGTAGATGGCGTTGTAACCTGTTACCCAAATCTGCGAGTGGATGTAGAACAACTGCAGCAGCTGCATGGCCACACCCGACAGGATGCCTGGCACAATGGCGCTTTTAATCTTTACGTCGGTATTGGGCATATATACGTAAAGACCTACAAACAGCAGAGAGAGCAGCAGATAAGGTGAGAAATCGAGCAGATAGCGTACAGCGCGACCCAAGATAACCACACCATCGGTATGCTGCGCAATGGTGGCCATGAAGATGGAAAGACCCATCGACACCACAATGATGATGGGGAATACAAAGAACATGGCCATATAATTGGTAAGCGATCGCATAATGGGGCGCGCATTGCTTACCTGCCATATCTCGTTAAACGTTTCCTCAACATTGTTTACCAGCATCAACACCGTGTAGAGCATAAACAGCAAGCCCACACCCAGGAAGATACCACTCTGCGTGTGGATGAGGTAACTGTTGACAAAGTCGGTCAGGATATCGGCCACCTGCGGCTGCGACGATAAGGCATCGCGAAACCATATCTCGATATACTTATTATAACCAAAGCCGCGGGCAATGGCAAAGATAACCGCCAGGATGGGTACGATGGCCAGCAAGGTGCTGTAAGTAAGAGCCGACGCCTGCGTCATCACTCGTTTCGTAGTAAAGAAACGAATGGTGAGAACAAGTGTACGGTATATCTTTTTGAGTGTCATAATTATCAAAAAAAAGCACTGCCCCTATAAGCCGGGTTCTGTACCATGCAGGCATGGCGTTTGTCATTTATCTAGTCCATGAGTCACCCCATGGCTCAAGCGTTCTACCCTCCATCGTGACTTGCGTCGTTGGGCAGGCAACCCTCAGACGATGGTATACATGAACTTGCAGCCTCCAGTCGACACAGCCCAACGATCACCCGCTGGCTGGTGGTCTCTTACACCACCTTCTCACCCTTACCTCAAAAAACTGAGGCGGTCGTTCTCTTCTGCCGGCACCTACTGTCACCAATAGCTTCTACTTTCAGAAGTGGAGCGCCTTATGCTGCCCGGACTTTCCTCTCGCGCGACCTTTCAGAAGCGCCAGCGACAAACCGTTGCAGTGCGTTTTCTGCGTGCAAAGTTAGCAATAAAATTCATAAATCACGAATAATATGCACAAAATTATACTCATAATTAAAAATAAGCAATTAAAATCATAATAAATACTTAAATTTGTCAGTAATTTAAGATTTTGAGTGTTAATCGCAAATGCTCGTTAAGCTTTTATGCCTAATTG is a genomic window of Xylanibacter ruminicola 23 containing:
- a CDS encoding YihY/virulence factor BrkB family protein — protein: MTLKKIYRTLVLTIRFFTTKRVMTQASALTYSTLLAIVPILAVIFAIARGFGYNKYIEIWFRDALSSQPQVADILTDFVNSYLIHTQSGIFLGVGLLFMLYTVLMLVNNVEETFNEIWQVSNARPIMRSLTNYMAMFFVFPIIIVVSMGLSIFMATIAQHTDGVVILGRAVRYLLDFSPYLLLSLLFVGLYVYMPNTDVKIKSAIVPGILSGVAMQLLQLFYIHSQIWVTGYNAIYGSFAALPLFMLWLQISWTICLFGAQLTFTNQNLDRIGINLDEINMHPLVDMTDDETNEAARALYSDRLDSL